A region from the Camelus ferus isolate YT-003-E chromosome 1, BCGSAC_Cfer_1.0, whole genome shotgun sequence genome encodes:
- the LOC106730598 gene encoding olfactory receptor 5H2-like, whose product MEMKNATGLTEFVLTGLMYQPGWQIPLFLLFLMIYLITIVGNLGLIALIWNETQLHISMYLFLGNLAFVDSWLSSTVTPKMLVNTFTKNKMISLPECMVQFFSFAVSATTECFLLATMSYDRYVAICNPLLYPVIMTNRLCMWLLFSSFVGGVLHALIHTGFLFRLTFCNYNIIHHFYCDVMPLFKISCTDPSINVLMIFIFSGSIQVFTIFIVLVSYTLVLFTILKKKSVQGIRKAFSTCGAHLLSVSLYYGPLLFMYVRPGTTQADYQDMMDSLFYTVIIPFLNPIIYSLRNKKVIDSLTKMLKRNI is encoded by the coding sequence atggaaatgaaaaatgcaacagGGCTGACAGAGTTTGTTCTCACAGGACTTATGTATCAACCAGGGTGGCAAATCCCCCTGTTCCTGCTGTTCTTGATGATATACCTCATCACCATTGTGGGAAACCTTGGTCTGATTGCTCTCATCTGGAATGAAACTCAACTTCACATTTCCATGTACTTATTCCTTGGGAACCTGGCTTTTGTGGATAGTTGGTTATCATCCACAGTGACGCCCAAGATGCTGGTCAACACCTTCACCAAGAATAAGATGATCTCTCTCCCTGAATGCAtggtacaatttttttcctttgcagtcaGTGCAACAACAGAATGTTTTCTGCTGGCAACAATGTCATATGATCGATATGTAGCCATATGTAACCCGTTACTTTATCCAGTGATTATGACTAATAGACTATGTATGTGGCTGTTATTCTCATCATTTGTAGGTGGTGTTCTTCATGCATTAATCCATACAGGTTTTTTATTCAGATTAACCTTCTGTAATTACAACATAATACATCACTTTTACTGTGACGTCATGCCATTGTTTAAAATCTCTTGTACTGATCCTTCTATTAATGttctgatgatttttattttttcggGTTCAATTCAGGTGTTCACCATTTTCATTGTCCTTGTCTCTTATACATTAGttctttttacaattttaaagaagaagTCTGTACAAGGCATAAGgaaggccttctccacctgtggAGCCCACCTCCTATCTGTCTCTTTATACTATGGGCCTCTTCTATTCATGTATGTGCGCCCTGGAACTACACAAGCAGATTATCAAGATATGATGGACTCTCTATTTTACACTGTCATAATTCCTTTCTTAAATCCAATTATCTACAGCTTGAGAAATAAGAAAGTCATAGATTCTCTGACAAAAATgctaaagagaaatatttag